In Cryptococcus gattii WM276 chromosome A, complete sequence, one genomic interval encodes:
- a CDS encoding Mannoprotein MP88, putative (Similar to TIGR gene model, INSD accession AAW41285.1): MISKVAIGAAAALMAGVANVNAQVTATGTMGPTNPPAATLGTAINQTSYARLLSLNAIDDFCLFAPPVPNSVIGETEAEEVAWCVQPRNDARVIPDGVLTAVHFVKTPLYWQIQGFGDFTHLNIQSGDEGGELDPHGATGLGNPVGGNVTTNSTGSDVSYEEWMNYMAFDQFCLRICISENDTYSAANECQHTLDEMGCSWVMPGDYTNNSFTECDGDSAYPPGWYPEANGSTSTFQQRYTGTFTNADGSLGTWTQGQTVTPQSAYSVPATSNCKTYTSVGNGIASLALSNAGSVNSTGASSGSSSSNSPAAATGSSSSSGGSGASGSANAGSTAAASASGSSSNSGAMSSFSGVNYGSAVAGAISVVALVAGAGSFLL; encoded by the exons ATGATCTCCAAGGTTGCTATCGGCGCTGCTGCGGCCCTCATGGCCGGCGTG GCCAACGTCAACGCACAGGTCACCGCCACCGGTACTATGGGCCCCACCAACCCGCCTGCGGCTACTCTTGGTACTGCTATCAACCAGACATCTTACGCTCGATTGCTCTCTCTTAATGCCATTGACGACTT CTGTCTTTTTGCTCCTCCCGTACCCAACTCTGTGATTGGTGAGACTGAGGCCGAGGAGGTCGCCTGGTGTGTCC AACCCCGAAACGATGCCCGAGTCATCCCTGATGGTGTTCTTACCGCCGTCCACTTTGTCAAGACTCCTCTCTACTGGCAAATCCAGGGTTTCGGTGACTTCACCCATCTTAACATTCAGAGTGGTGACGAGGGAGGTGAACTTGACCCCCACGGTGCCACTGGTCTTGGTAACCCCGTCGGTGGTAACGTCACCACTAACTCTACTGGCTCGGACGTTTCTTACGAGGAGTGGATGAA CTACATGGCCTTTGACCAATTCTGTCTCCGAATCTGTATCTCTGAGAACGACACTTACTCTGCTGCCAATGAGTGCCAGCATACTCTTGACGAGATGGGATGCAGCTGGGTCATGCCCGGTGACTACACCAACAACTCTTTCACTGAGTGTGACGGTGACTCTGCCTACCCTCCCGGTTGGTACCCCGAAGCGAACGGCTCGACCTCTACCTTCCAGCAGCGATACACTGGTACTTTTACTAACGCCGACGGTTCTTTGGGTACTTGGACCCAGGGTCAGACTGTTACTCCTCAGTCTGCCTACTCTGTCCCTGCCACCTCCAACTGTAAGACCTACACTTCTGTCGGTAACGGCATCGCCTCTCTCGCTCTTTCCAACGCCGGCTCTGTCAACTCTACTGGCGCCTCTTCTggctcttcttccagcaACTCCCCCGCTGCTGCTACCGgttcttcctcatcttccgGCGGCTCTGGTGCTTCTGGTTCTGCCAATGCTGGCTCTACCGCTGCTGCCTCTGCTTCTGGTAGCAGCTCTAATTCCGGTGCCATGTCCTCATTCAGCGGTGTCAACTATGGCTCTGCCGTGGCTGGTGCCATCAGCGTCGTCGCTCTTGTCGCTGGTGCGGGCTCTTTTTTGCTTTAA